From Cherax quadricarinatus isolate ZL_2023a chromosome 69, ASM3850222v1, whole genome shotgun sequence, the proteins below share one genomic window:
- the cactin gene encoding splicing factor Cactin: MGSDRDKSRERTSRKDVKKKKKRSYSRSSSRESVHYRRSRSRSSSRHRERRDHKKNHRSRSRDRDKSRKSERSRSIERERQRSHLIDREKKQVQSLGQGREKQWSRSREISSYNYRESHRFVSHSEDLSSKSKSKYKKSNKKDIKRSRKSSSSSTSSESFDEFSSEDDTKLLQRLQEERKKAKEDKIKQKKAKKLMETPAEKRLRRLQKKEAKERKRKEKMGWDSEYLHFTNADNPYGDNNLLDTFVWNKKLEKEGLTDISREDIEKQNREKMDENRMELEKVKKRRQERELERLEREKMMELEQRQREAAQFSQFSKQEDQFQLEQARLRSQIRIQDGRAKPIDLLAQYVSSEGDVSAVDMHEPYTHLTGLTLMDLEDLLEDIKVYMQLEKEGINQTYWTDLTIIVQDELRRLRQRDTIEDATTHRQGIHAAVAADVSSVFQNKSLSELNKLQLNIEAKLSGPTTGLDIGYWESLLSQLKAHQARARLRERHRDNLRKKLEMLKAEQGVKEEEEVQDEDIENKDLPEIKVESSDESSQESKICKEEEEEEEEDKDESGNDREEGREEEWDSECEGDAAIASSISAYVSGRYSPRLFPPNKLEPGTVVVDETEDEQRLAWARQRVIGAGQPVESVLTAEEKVMQQEAQRAMTSDEAQFSVEAKLDTQHFLWSDKYRPRKPRYFNRVHTGFEWNKYNQTHYDMDNPPPKIVQGYKFNIFYPDLIDKSKTPQYELIPCDDNKDFAILKFTAGPPYEAIAFKIVNREWEYSYKRGFRCQFHNNIFQLWFHFKRYRYRR; this comes from the exons ATCATATTCAAGATCCAGTTCTCGAGAGAGCGTGCACTACAGGCGCTCACGTTCAAGATCTTCATCAAGACACAGAGAACGCAGGGATCACAAGAAAAATCATAGATCAAGGTCACGGGACAGGGATAAAAGCAGAAAATCGGAGAGATCACGATcaatagagagagaaagacagaggtcACACTTAATTGACAGAGAAAAGAAACAGGTACAATCTTTAGGTCAAGGAAGGGAAAAGCAGTGGTCTAGATCAAGAGAGATCAGCAGTTATAATTACAGAGAGAGTCATAGATTTGTGTCCCATTCTGAGGATTTGTCATCAAAAAGTAAATCTAAATACAAGAAAAGCaacaaaaaagatatcaaaaGGTCAAGGAAATCTTCATCTTCATCAACTTCATCTGAAAGTTTTGACGAGTTCAGCTCTGAAGACGATACCAAGTTACTGCAGCGCCTACAAGAGGAAAGGAAGAAGGCCAAGGAGGACAAAATAAAGCAAAAGAAAGCCAAGAAACTGATGGAAACGCCAGCGGAAAAAAGATTACGTAGACTCCAGAAGAAG GAAGCCAAGGAGAGGAAAAGAAAGGAGAAGATGGGTTGGGATAGTGAATACCTTCATTTCACAAATGCAGATAACCCATATGGGGATAATAACTTACTCGATACATTTGTGTGGAACAAGAAATTAGAAAAGGAAGGCCTCACTGACATCTCCAG AGAGGACATTGAAAAGCAGAATCGTGAAAAGATGGATGAGAATAGAATGGAGCTGGAGAAGGTTAAGAAGCGACGTCAAGAGCGAGAATTGGAGAGGCTAGAGAGGGAGAAAATGATGGAGCTGGAACAGCGACAAAGGGAGGCAGCACAGTTCTCACAGTTTTCTAAGCAAGAAGACCAATTTCAACTTGAGCAAGCTAG GCTTCGTTCACAAATTCGAATTCAGGATGGACGTGCTAAGCCAATTGATCTTCTAGCTCAGTATGTAAGTTCAGAAGGTGATGTATCGGCAGTGGACATGCATGAACCATACACCCACCTGACAGGACTTACACTTATGGATCTAGAAGACCTTCTGGAGGACATTAAAGTATACATGCAATTAGAAAAAGAG GGTATAAACCAAACATATTGGACTGACTTGACTATTATTGTCCAAGACGAGCTTCGCCGTTTACGTCAGCGAGACACCATAGAAGATGCCACCACTCATCGTCAGGGTATtcatgcagcagtagcagctgatgTGTCCTCTGTCTTTCAAAATAAGTCGCTCTCGGAACTAAATAAATTGCAGTTGAATATTGAGGCCAAATTGTCTGGGCCCACGACTGGCCTGGACATTGGTTATTGGGAATCCCTTCTGTCGCAACTTAAAG CTCACCAAGCTCGAGCGAGACTTCGCGAACGTCACAGAGACAACCTCAGGAAGAAGCTGGAAATGCTCAAAGCAGAACAAGGagtaaaagaagaggaagaagtacAAGATGAAGATATTGAAAACAAAGATCTGCCAGAAATAAAAGTGGAATCCAGTGATGAATCTTCGCAAGAATCCAAAATATgtaaagaagaagaggaggaggaagaggaggacaaaGATGAAAGTGGAAATGATAGAGAAGA AGGCAGAGAAGAGGAATGGGATTCCGAGTGCGAGGGTGATGCAGCAATTGCCTCGTCTATCTCGGCATATGTGTCAGGGCGTTACTCTCCCCGGTTATTCCCTCCAAATAAACTGGAACCCGGTACTGTAGTAGTGGACGAAACAGAAGATGAACAACGATTGGCCTGGGCCCGACAGCGTGTAATAGGCGCAGGTCAACCTGTGGAGAGTGTCTTAACTGCTGAGGAGAAAGTAATGCAGCAAGAGGCTCAACGGGCCATGACCAG TGATGAAGCACAGTTCAGCGTGGAAGCCAAATTGGACACTCAACACTTCCTGTGGTCTGACAAGTACCGGCCTCGCAAACCTCGCTACTTCAACCGTGTCCACACTGGTTTTGAATGGAACAAATACAATCAGACGCATTATGATATGGATAATCCACCACCCAAGATAGTCCAGGGATACAAGTTTAATATCTTCTACCCAGATCTTATTGACAAATCCAAGACACCACAGTACGAACTCATTCCATGCGATGATAATAAAGACTTTGCCATTCTCAAATTCACAGCAGGACCTCCATACGAAGCAATTGCCTTCAAAATTGTGAATCGTGAATGGGAGTATTCTTATAAGAGGGGGTTTAGGTGCCAATTTCACAATAATATTTTCCAGTTGTGGTTCCATTTTAAGAGGTATCGTTATAGGAGGTAA